The Microbulbifer hydrolyticus genome has a segment encoding these proteins:
- a CDS encoding aldehyde dehydrogenase (NADP(+)) gives MTITGKQLIAGNWTDGRADSFYGVNPATGENLEPAITAADEFQVIEAVNAASACATEFANLAPAKRAKFLNACADEIMALGDELLERVSAETGYPLARAQGERGRTCGQLRLFADWIVQGEYLDARIDTAMPDREPLPRPDLRSFNQALGPVAVFGASNFPLAFSVAGGDTAAAFAAGCPVIVKGHNSHPGTSELVAQAIDKAVKSTGMPAGVFSLIMGSGRRVGAELVQAPGVKAVGFTGSLQGGMALFNLANARPEPIPVFAEMGSINPVVLLPEALKQKAETIAEGFVGSLTLGTGQFCVNPGLVLAVEGEELDRFISATSDALAKVGCGVMLNENTLKGYQSGVARLRDQEGVEQVAAGEAAGSEKGFTCQAGLLTVDAKNFLANKELQEEVFGPMSLVVKCRDHAELLQAVSALQGQLTGTLQCTESELANYDDLVEVLRQKVGRVVCNNFPTGVEVCHSMMHGGPFPAATDARFTSVGTMSIARFVRPICFQNYPEALLPDALKNSNPLNIARLVNGEKTSDAI, from the coding sequence ATGACCATTACCGGAAAGCAATTGATCGCAGGCAACTGGACCGATGGCCGCGCTGACTCGTTTTACGGCGTGAACCCGGCTACTGGCGAAAATCTCGAGCCGGCGATTACTGCCGCCGATGAATTCCAGGTCATTGAAGCGGTCAACGCCGCCAGCGCCTGTGCCACCGAGTTTGCCAACCTGGCCCCGGCCAAGCGCGCTAAATTTCTCAATGCCTGTGCCGACGAAATAATGGCCCTTGGTGATGAATTGCTGGAGCGTGTTTCCGCTGAAACAGGATATCCGCTGGCCCGCGCCCAGGGTGAACGCGGCCGTACCTGTGGTCAGCTGCGCCTGTTCGCCGACTGGATCGTCCAGGGCGAATACCTGGATGCGCGCATCGATACCGCCATGCCGGATCGCGAGCCGCTGCCGCGCCCGGATCTGCGTTCATTCAATCAGGCCCTGGGACCGGTTGCGGTCTTCGGTGCGAGCAATTTCCCGCTGGCGTTCTCCGTCGCTGGCGGGGACACCGCGGCGGCGTTTGCCGCCGGTTGTCCGGTGATTGTGAAGGGACACAATTCCCACCCGGGCACCAGCGAGCTGGTGGCCCAGGCCATCGACAAGGCCGTAAAGAGCACCGGTATGCCCGCCGGCGTATTCTCACTGATCATGGGTTCCGGTCGTCGTGTCGGCGCCGAGCTGGTCCAGGCGCCTGGCGTCAAAGCGGTTGGCTTCACCGGTTCCCTGCAGGGTGGCATGGCACTCTTTAACCTGGCCAATGCCCGTCCCGAGCCGATTCCGGTATTCGCGGAAATGGGCAGCATCAACCCGGTGGTTCTGTTGCCGGAAGCCCTGAAACAGAAGGCCGAAACCATTGCTGAGGGCTTTGTCGGTTCCCTGACACTGGGCACCGGCCAGTTCTGTGTAAACCCCGGCCTGGTGCTGGCGGTTGAAGGCGAAGAGCTGGACCGTTTCATCAGTGCCACCAGCGATGCCCTGGCCAAAGTGGGCTGTGGTGTGATGCTGAACGAGAACACCCTGAAAGGCTACCAGAGTGGTGTTGCCCGCCTGCGCGACCAGGAAGGTGTCGAGCAGGTTGCTGCGGGTGAAGCCGCCGGCAGTGAAAAGGGTTTCACTTGTCAGGCTGGCCTGTTGACTGTGGATGCGAAAAACTTCCTCGCCAACAAAGAGCTGCAGGAAGAAGTATTTGGTCCCATGTCTCTGGTGGTGAAATGTCGCGATCACGCAGAGCTGTTGCAGGCGGTTTCCGCGCTACAAGGTCAGCTGACCGGTACTCTGCAGTGTACTGAGTCCGAACTGGCCAACTATGACGACCTGGTGGAGGTCCTGCGCCAGAAAGTGGGCCGTGTGGTATGCAACAACTTCCCCACCGGTGTGGAAGTGTGCCACTCCATGATGCACGGCGGTCCTTTTCCGGCGGCCACGGATGCGCGCTTCACCTCCGTAGGCACCATGTCAATCGCCCGTTTCGTGCGCCCCATCTGCTTCCAGAACTACCCGGAAGCGCTGCTGCCGGACGCACTGAAAAACAGCAACCCGCTGAATATTGCCCGTCTTGTTAACGGTGAAAAAACCAGTGATGCAATCTGA
- a CDS encoding aldose epimerase family protein encodes MPRGIETSELSIGSGNRPLQLVTLENNRGTRVTLCDLGASLYSIHTKDRYGHSDNILLTYADPQHWLDNLWYLGVTAGRVANRIGGARFELDGETFLLPANDGENHLHGGPEGLHTKRWQVVQSESAARFQSVTFRCVSADGDGGYPGNLDIELTYCLDEDDALTLEYRAVTDADTPVALTNHCYWNLAGSDGILEHELEIHADHLLRLSEQLIPTGELLDVTDTPVDFRKRKKIGADIEWWPGGYDNFWVVDETAGKTLKPIASLIDPASGRSVKIISSEAGVQFYSGNFLDGSRNRDSGSPMSQYAGLCLETHGFPDAPNHKNFPSVILKKGEEYRQTTVYQFSAE; translated from the coding sequence ATGCCCAGAGGGATTGAAACTTCGGAGCTGTCGATCGGCAGCGGCAACCGGCCGCTGCAACTGGTTACTCTGGAGAACAACCGCGGTACCCGGGTCACGTTGTGTGATCTCGGCGCCAGTCTGTATTCAATCCACACCAAAGATCGCTACGGTCACAGCGATAATATCCTGCTGACCTATGCGGACCCCCAGCACTGGCTGGACAATTTATGGTACCTGGGCGTAACCGCTGGCCGCGTCGCCAACCGGATTGGTGGCGCGCGCTTTGAGCTGGATGGGGAAACCTTCCTGCTGCCGGCGAACGATGGCGAAAACCATCTGCACGGCGGTCCGGAAGGACTGCACACCAAGCGCTGGCAAGTAGTGCAGAGCGAGTCGGCCGCGCGCTTCCAGTCGGTCACTTTCCGCTGCGTGAGTGCAGATGGTGACGGTGGTTACCCGGGCAACCTGGATATCGAGCTGACCTATTGTCTGGATGAGGACGATGCACTGACACTGGAATACCGCGCGGTTACCGATGCGGATACACCGGTGGCGCTGACCAATCACTGTTACTGGAATCTGGCAGGCAGCGACGGCATTCTGGAACACGAGCTGGAAATCCATGCGGATCACCTGCTGCGTTTGAGCGAGCAGTTAATCCCCACCGGAGAACTGCTGGATGTCACTGACACGCCGGTAGACTTCCGCAAGCGCAAGAAAATTGGTGCGGATATCGAATGGTGGCCGGGTGGCTACGATAACTTCTGGGTAGTCGACGAGACCGCAGGCAAGACGCTGAAGCCGATCGCCTCCCTGATAGATCCCGCATCCGGTCGTTCGGTAAAAATTATTTCGAGCGAAGCCGGTGTACAGTTCTACAGCGGTAATTTTCTGGACGGCAGCCGGAACCGCGACAGCGGCTCCCCTATGAGTCAGTACGCAGGCCTGTGCCTGGAAACCCACGGTTTTCCGGACGCACCCAACCACAAGAATTTCCCTTCTGTCATTCTGAAGAAGGGAGAAGAGTACCGGCAGACAACGGTGTATCAGTTTTCTGCTGAGTGA